CAAAGCCGATACGGGCCTTGTAGAGCTGCTTCTGGGGGTCCAGGTTGGGGAATAACCGCTGTGCCCAAGCCCAGGAGGCTGTCTGATAGACCTGGCGGCGGCCCCAGTTCCCAGCCCAGAGTGGACACCATTCCTCCCAGTCCAGTACTGCCAGGCCAGCGAAGCCAGGTTGCAGGCTGCGGCGGATCTGATAGGCAGCCCATGCCAGGTGGCAGTCAAGGGGCACAGCCTGGGGGATGCCCCCATTGTGAGCTGTGTCCCTCGGCCCAAGGTAGGGATAGAAGCCGAGCTGGTTCTTGTAGAAGATGGTGATATTCTGGCCGTGGAAACGCTGGCCACGGTTGGCTGTAATGCCCAGGGCCTCTAGTGGCAGGTGCACGCCAAAGCGGGCCTTACAGTGTGCTGAGGGCACGTTCCACAGCACCAAGAAGGGGTGTTCAGGGGCTTGCAGCAGGGGCTGGCCACACCCCAAGCACAGGGCCACCCCTAGCACCAGGGCCAGGCCTAGCTGCATGGTCATGCCCCAGGGATGGAAACCTGCAGGAGAGAGAGGGTGTGAGCTTAGACTCCATGGCCATGGCCACACCTTCCACACAGCAGAGAAAGCTGGGAAaactcctccagctcctcctcacAAGAAAGGGAGGTGCGTAAAGCCTGGTTCCCAAGGGGTCTCATAGGCCTCTCAGAGCAGCCACAACCCAAGCTGGTTTGGGCAGCTCCCCTTCTGTATTGTCCATCTCTGCCATGGCACCACCGTGCCCTCTGACACCTCCCCCACCTACAGCTTTCACAAGTCCCCTtctttcctctgcccattttgttTCCTGCCCCAAGAACACTCAGCCCCCACCTTGCCTGGCTTAATTTCTACTCAGCACTCAGGTCTCTGCTATGACATCACCTGCCCTGGGAGGTCTCCCAGATCTCCAAGTGGAGTGAGGGCACTTTAGCTCCCACTGTCCCAGCATGGATCCTGCCACAGTATGCCCTGCCCTGTCCCTTGGGTTGAGACCCTATCTGTCTAGTTCCCCACTGCCTGTGCCCAATCCAGGGCCTGtaacacagcaggtgctcagtgaatggtGATGAGTGAGTGTCTCCTTGTCCCCTGGGCCTGGCAGAGTGAGAGAGGTAAAAGGCAGGTGTCTCTCCACCCATGGCCCTAAGGCCGAGGTGGATCTGAGGGCCCCTGCAGGGACAGAGGACCTAAGACAAGGCTGGGAGATGAGGGTGGGGGTCAACAAATACACTGTCACAACCACACCCAACAGAAGCCTTTATTCAGCCACACTGAGAGCTCTGAGCCACAGCCATGGCGCCATCTCCACTGGCACTCAGGAAACATGCCTAGGCTGAAGCTGCCCTCAGGGGCTAGAAGCTGAGGGATGGCCAGTGGGCTGAGGCTGGTACTGTCCTGGGCAGTCAACTGACCCAGAAAGACAGCATCTTGCCCTGGGTAGCCCTCAGATGTCTTTCTCCATCCAGAATATGGGGCGTCTTCTCAGGTCTTGGTATTGAGTCTCCAGCAGGCTTTGTGGAGGGGGCCCTCCTGGAGGTGGGGGTAGGGTGGTCAAGGGctcaggcaggggtgggggtggcggcAATGATGACCCCTTGGGGGCTCTTGGGGCAGCTTGGGCAGTCAGGCTAGGGGCCTTGCAGGGTGGCCGGGGAAAGGGGGCCCTGGGGAAGGCATTGAGCAGGGTGGCAGGCAGCCGCTGACTGGTGAAGACCAGGCCTTGCACAGGCTCACCCAGCTGGTAGCCCAGGTGGGCGTAAAAGTGCAGCTGGTCATGGGTGGTGAGGTGTAGCCGGCGGAAGCCCCGGGCCTGAGCAAAGGCTTCGAGGCCCTCCATGAGGCGGCGGCCAAAGCCACGGCCCCTCAAGGCTCGGGCCACCACCACCGTCTCCACTAGGAGGCTCTGGGGCCGGTCCAGCACCCGTGACAGGCGGGCATGGCCCACCACAATGGGGGCTGCCTCTGGCGTGGGACGGGGGCTCAGCAGCATCAAGCAGAGGGGGAAGGCATCTGAGGACTGGCCCAAGGAGTGCAGGCGGGAGGTGCGGCTGCGGGGCCACTGCTCATTGATGAGGTCGGCACAGGCATCCAGGAGCTCAGGTCGgcagtgcacaggctccagggtcaGCTCAGCCAGGTTGGGGGCTGGGGTCTCCTCTGGCTGGCGTGCGGGATCCAGGGTCAGCTCAGTTGAGCCAGGACTGAGGGTCATCTCTGGATGGCATGCAGAACCCAGGGTCAACTCAGCTAGCCTGGGGCTCAGGGTCAGATCTGGCTGGTGTGTAGGATCCAGGATCAGCTTGGCCAGGTTGGATCTCAGGGTCACCTCTGGCTGGCATGCAGGATCCAGAGTCAGTTGGGCTGGGGTGGTACTCAGGATCAGAGCCACCTGGTGTATAGGGTCTAGGGTAGGGGTCAGCTTGGCTGGGCCAGGGCTCAGAGTCAGCTCTCGCCTACATGTGGGATCCAGGCTCAGCTGCCAGGCTGGGAGCCAAGGTCATCTCCTGCTGGGTTACAGGTGGCTCAGTGGCAGGCTGGGGGTTAAGGCCACAGTCTCCAGGCAGTGGTATCTCCTGAGACCAGAAGGGTGCTCCTCCTGTGGACAACAGCCATGCTGGGCTGTGCCAGAAGGGAggatggggctggggcagggagtggCTGACAGAGTGCTAAGGAGGGCCACACATCCTGGAACTGGTGGGCTGCACCTTGTCCCCATACTCACCTGATGGCACAGGTGACCTGGAGGATCCCATCCCCTATACCTGGGGGACCTGACTCAGGTGGAGAGCAGAGGGGGTGGGTCCTGGGTGCTCTACCTTACACTGTATGGAGGCTGAGGGCTAAAGGCTAGGGCAGAACTCAAGAGTCCAGGCCCCAGCCTGCTCTGGCTACCGCTTTGTCCTCCCCAGGAGAGTAGATCCAGCCCTACACCATTGCAGCTGGCTGGCCATCAGACAGAGCATACAAACTAGACACCACGACCCCCTGCTTAAACGCTGTATTCCCTTCGGGGAACATAGCTTCCCTAGGAACTCCCCTGTCCCACCCTTCTCCCTACTCCAGGTCCCAGCCTTTTTGACCACCTGGGCCATGCCTGCCACCTAACCGATATTGGGGTGCCATTCACCCACCCATCAGGCTCAAATTTCCCCTCCCTGGACTGCCTTCCCTACCAGGGGCACAGAGTCCATGGCTCCCTCCCCAACACTGCCCAGCTCAGGACACTTTGACTGGGCATGGACCCAACTGCCCCTCAGAAAGGGCCCGGCTCACACAGCAGTGTGGCTCCTGCAGGCCTGGTTCCCCACTGGCCTGTTTCGTAGCCACCCTAGCTAGATAAGAACCACAGCTTCCTTCCTACATCCACAGGGGTGTCCAACGGCTACCAGGTTGGGGGCTCAGACCTCCTGACCCCGAACTCCACTGTGTGCCCATCCTACCCCAGGCTCTGCTGGCAGGAGGGTCAATGCTGGGGGATTTCTAGCGATAGGTGGCCGCTGGGCCCCACCCTTTTACTCACCTGTTCCATAGAGGATGACTTGGCTCCCCTTCCCCCGCTCCCCAGGAAGGGCCCGTGAGCTTGAGGCCAATTCTACACTGATCAGTAACAGGTAGCCCCCTCCCCTCATACCACATCCCACTCAGAGGGCTATAAGCCCCTCACCTGCAACAGCCACCTCCGCAGCAACTGCACCTCTGGACCAAGAGAGAGGAAACCCCAGGATCCGCCCCTGAGCCTGGAGCCCCCGACTTCCCCCTCAGGCTCAACCCCTTCTGTGCCGACCCCACCCACTGTGGGTGGGGCTCCCGGGTCCACAGAGAGAGGCGGCAGtctctcctgcctcagtttcccccttcctcccactGGGTGACAAACCGtggagtttgggggtgggggcttCGGGAACTTGACTCTGGGCGGCTGTGGCTCGGCATGCTCTGGGAGGGAACGACAGACGCAATGAGGGCGTGCGGGGAGGCTTAGTCACTTGAGAACTGTACGCGCGGAGCGGACGGGGAGAGCGGGGGACAATGAGGAGGAATACGCCGCGCATGGGGAGGGGGCAGTACTGACATGCTGACGCCTGGCTCCGGGACGCTCCGTGTCCTCGCTCTGCACGGATCTGTATCTCGCTGTCTCTGGCTCGGACCCCTCCGGCCCCCGGCGCTCGCCCCCTAGCGCTGCGGCGGACGCACTGCAGCCGTCACGGCCCGCGGCACACCACCAGGTCCCGGGTCTTCGGGGCGGCCAGCCCCCGTCCCCGGCCCCTCGCGTCATAACACGGACCCGACG
This genomic interval from Balaenoptera ricei isolate mBalRic1 chromosome 11, mBalRic1.hap2, whole genome shotgun sequence contains the following:
- the HYAL3 gene encoding hyaluronidase-3 isoform X2, with product MTRGAGDGGWPPRRPGTWWCAAGRDGCSASAAALGGERRGPEGSEPETARYRSVQSEDTERPGARRQHSMPSHSRPESSSRSPHPQTPRGAVAAEVAVAEVTLRSNLAKLILDPTHQPDLTLSPRLAELTLGSACHPEMTLSPGSTELTLDPARQPEETPAPNLAELTLEPVHCRPELLDACADLINEQWPRSRTSRLHSLGQSSDAFPLCLMLLSPRPTPEAAPIVVGHARLSRVLDRPQSLLVETVVVARALRGRGFGRRLMEGLEAFAQARGFRRLHLTTHDQLHFYAHLGYQLGEPVQGLVFTSQRLPATLLNAFPRAPFPRPPCKAPSLTAQAAPRAPKGSSLPPPPPLPEPLTTLPPPPGGPPPQSLLETQYQDLRRRPIFWMEKDI
- the HYAL3 gene encoding hyaluronidase-3 isoform X5, with translation MTRGAGDGGWPPRRPGTWWCAAGRDGCSASAAALGGERRGPEGSEPETARYRSVQSEDTERPGARRQHPEVTLRSNLAKLILDPTHQPDLTLSPRLAELTLGSACHPEMTLSPGSTELTLDPARQPEETPAPNLAELTLEPVHCRPELLDACADLINEQWPRSRTSRLHSLGQSSDAFPLCLMLLSPRPTPEAAPIVVGHARLSRVLDRPQSLLVETVVVARALRGRGFGRRLMEGLEAFAQARGFRRLHLTTHDQLHFYAHLGYQLGEPVQGLVFTSQRLPATLLNAFPRAPFPRPPCKAPSLTAQAAPRAPKGSSLPPPPPLPEPLTTLPPPPGGPPPQSLLETQYQDLRRRPIFWMEKDI
- the HYAL3 gene encoding hyaluronidase-3 isoform X4, which encodes MTRGAGDGGWPPRRPGTWWCAAGRDGCSASAAALGGERRGPEGSEPETARYRSVQSEDTERPGARRQHVALILSTTPAQLTLDPACQPEVTLRSNLAKLILDPTHQPDLTLSPRLAELTLGSACHPEMTLSPGSTELTLDPARQPEETPAPNLAELTLEPVHCRPELLDACADLINEQWPRSRTSRLHSLGQSSDAFPLCLMLLSPRPTPEAAPIVVGHARLSRVLDRPQSLLVETVVVARALRGRGFGRRLMEGLEAFAQARGFRRLHLTTHDQLHFYAHLGYQLGEPVQGLVFTSQRLPATLLNAFPRAPFPRPPCKAPSLTAQAAPRAPKGSSLPPPPPLPEPLTTLPPPPGGPPPQSLLETQYQDLRRRPIFWMEKDI